The following are from one region of the Stanieria sp. NIES-3757 genome:
- a CDS encoding transcriptional coactivator/pterin dehydratase, producing the protein MTELLEQKCVPCTGSLPPATEEEIKRYKTQIPDWNVIETDGELHLQRVYQLPDFQSALAFTNLVGEIAEAEGHHPALLTEWGKVTVTWWTHAIGGLHHNDFIMAAKTDLLFKEL; encoded by the coding sequence ATGACCGAATTACTAGAACAAAAATGCGTTCCCTGTACGGGAAGTTTGCCTCCAGCTACAGAAGAAGAAATTAAGAGATATAAAACTCAAATTCCCGACTGGAATGTGATTGAGACTGACGGGGAATTACATTTGCAAAGAGTTTATCAGTTACCTGATTTTCAAAGCGCATTAGCTTTTACTAATCTGGTAGGAGAAATTGCCGAGGCAGAAGGACATCATCCTGCGTTACTTACGGAATGGGGGAAAGTTACCGTTACCTGGTGGACTCACGCCATTGGAGGACTTCATCATAATGATTTTATTATGGCAGCCAAAACCGATCTTTTATTCAAAGAACTTTAA
- a CDS encoding chromosome partitioning protein, ParA family ATPase: MRFIQITQMSKILALFNQAGGVAKSTTTLNLGYHLSMRQHSCLLVDIDPQASLTSFMGLEPSELETTIYDALVPKDNEEELLPIHKNLHGMDLLPANIELANAEQELIFAELRELRLKQILEPVRDNYDFILTEKGKSQR; the protein is encoded by the coding sequence ATGAGGTTTATCCAAATAACTCAAATGAGCAAAATCCTCGCACTGTTTAACCAAGCTGGAGGGGTAGCCAAAAGCACTACTACTCTAAACCTCGGCTATCATTTATCAATGCGTCAGCATTCCTGTCTTTTGGTAGATATCGATCCTCAAGCATCGCTGACAAGTTTTATGGGTTTAGAACCTTCTGAGTTGGAGACAACTATTTATGATGCTCTAGTACCAAAGGATAATGAAGAAGAATTGCTTCCCATCCATAAAAATCTTCACGGCATGGATTTATTACCAGCTAATATCGAGCTTGCCAATGCCGAACAAGAGCTAATTTTTGCCGAGTTGAGAGAATTACGCCTCAAACAAATCTTAGAGCCAGTTCGAGATAACTATGATTTTATTTTGACAGAAAAAGGGAAGAGTCAAAGATGA
- a CDS encoding hypothetical protein (conserved hypothetical protein) has product MPAKLTAFQLDIPTTETQYNKNGDPSGEKDLTVDALKEEILVNSGEDTLLILPEAKRLTTSIRYWDEDGNLMSIKKAFSYVEVENVIKKVGEC; this is encoded by the coding sequence GTGCCAGCGAAGCTGACCGCTTTCCAGTTAGATATCCCGACGACGGAAACCCAATATAACAAAAATGGCGATCCGTCAGGAGAGAAGGATTTAACTGTTGATGCTCTCAAGGAAGAGATTCTAGTCAACAGTGGTGAGGATACTTTATTAATACTCCCCGAAGCTAAACGGTTAACTACCTCTATTCGTTATTGGGATGAAGATGGCAATTTGATGTCTATCAAAAAGGCATTCAGTTATGTGGAAGTAGAAAATGTAATTAAAAAAGTTGGGGAATGTTAG
- a CDS encoding CpcD phycobilisome linker-like protein, with the protein MNQQIPEFGWWIKISTTKPMYIYYFGVFDNYYEAVRYKNGYIQDLSQEGSLIIDIQINRCQPKQLTVCVEPISV; encoded by the coding sequence ATGAATCAACAAATACCAGAATTTGGTTGGTGGATAAAAATTTCGACAACTAAACCCATGTACATTTATTATTTTGGAGTCTTTGATAACTATTACGAGGCTGTAAGATACAAAAACGGTTATATCCAAGATTTAAGCCAAGAAGGGAGTTTGATAATTGATATTCAGATTAATAGATGTCAACCCAAGCAATTAACTGTTTGTGTAGAACCAATTAGTGTATAA